From the Drosophila simulans strain w501 chromosome 2L, Prin_Dsim_3.1, whole genome shotgun sequence genome, the window ATTTCATCATAACTATCTGGCGCTGGGAGAAGGCCGAGGTTGTCCTGCGTGCCAAGTCCTTCCAGAGCGACATTCTCTTCGTGCACTTTTCGGAGCACAATCCCATCCTGCTCTGCTCTTCCGGGCTTAGCCACATCAAGTTCTGGAAGATGGCCAACACCTTTACCGGCCTGAAGCTGAAAGGAGATCTGGGTCGCTTTGGCAAGACGGACTTCAGCGATATCTATGCCATGTACATGCTGCAGGATGAGAATGTGATCTCTGGCAGCGATTGGGGCAACATGCTGCTCTGGCAGGCGGGGCTCATAAAGTTCGAGATCTGCCGGAAGGGTCGAAAACCATGCCACACCAAACCGATTACGAGGATAACCATGAAGAACGGTGAGGTGACGACGGTGGGCATGGACGGTTATGTGCGCGTTTGGTACTGGGAAACGGTAGACCTGGCCGATCCTCCAGAGGACGATTTGTTTGTGGAGATCGATCCGATCTACGAGTTCAAGATAGCCGACGTGGAGCTCCGTTGCATGCAGAAGATCCATCCCTTTGATGAGTCCGATTTCACGCACTACGCCCAGGATGGAAACGGCGGCATATGGTTTTGCGACATTAACACCTACGATGTTCCTCAAAAACCAAGAAAGCTCTACTCCTGCATTGGCGGAAGGGTACTGGCAGCCCAGATGTCTCCAGTGTCGCCCCATTTCCTCTGCATGTCGGAGAGCGGAAAGCTGTTCGTTTACCAATACGATGAGCAGCGCCTGATCCTGGAGAAGGAGTTCCCGGCGGAGGGAGTCGATGTGATCTGGTTGGATACGAATATCTCCGTGAAGGGAACCGAACTAGTGGCTGCCTTTAAGGATGGTATTCTACGGCAAATGTATCTGGACCTGAGCAACGGGGAAAGGCCCAAGATGACTCGGGTGAGAGCCTTCAAGGCGCACACATCGCCGATAACTGCACTCACTGTAAGCCGGGACAGCTCCTTACTCCTGACCGGCAGCGCCGACAAGAGCATATTCATTTACCAATTGAGCCGGGATGAGCATCAGCTGGTGGACATGCATCCGCTGGGATTTGTGCAGTTTGCAGCTATTCCAAACTGCTTCTACTGGCACGAAACGGAACCGACCGTCGTCCTGGTGGGTTGCAAGAGTGGTGACCTGTACGAGTACAACATCCGCACAGAGGTCACCGATCGGGAGACCTATCTGTCCTATAACATAACTGAAAACTCGCGCATGCGCCACACAAAGTTCGCTTCCATTAAGAGCCGCATCCGGCGGGACATCCATCGGGAGAACGTGAAGAAGCGCAAGGAACGGAAGCGGGAGCGCAAGATGAACGAGGTGGAGAAACTGAAGAAGGCCAATCCCGGCCTGCAAATAGACATAGAGTCAGCGCTGGCGGACTCTGAAccggatgaggaggaggagccgctGCACATCCCGGCCGTGCCCAACGCCATCATCTGGCTGCGTTACACCCTAAGAGACACCATTTGGGTGTCCATGGCGGGCTACGATGCTGGCTACATCTATGAGCTGGAGTTCAATGCAGCGGAGCCTGTTCGAGCCACCATCATAGCGGAGGCGGATGACATCGAGATTCACTCGTATTGCATAATGTGAGTTTAGGCGCTAGAGAAGTCATGGCATGTCCATTTACATTACGACTCCTCTTTTCCAGCGATGAGTTCATCATCTTTGGCCTTCACAATGGACGTATTCGAATCAATCGCATCAATCCGGACAATTTCACCGACCTCTCCGAGTTCCGCATCTATCCGATGCACGACGGCCTGAAAGGCACCATTCCCAAGATCGACATTAGCTACAGTGGTGAGCACTTGCTCACTATTGGCTACGATGGCAACGTGTTCCTGCACAAGTGGAACGGTCCGAAGATCGTAAGGAACAAGGTGCGGGATAATCTGCCGCCCCTGCCCGAGGGAGTTACCCAGATACCGGACATAGAGCCGGAGGCTTGCTCCCTTGAGCAGGAGAAAATCAACGCGGAGCTGCGACGCCAGCAGGAAGCCGCCGATGCACATGACCGTGATGTGCTCAGTAAGATCGGTGCGCTCCAGAACGTCTACTTTGACATCATCAGGATCAACGAGGAGCTGCCGCCGGGTCTGAGGGCCAAGGATACCGACTTGCTGCTGGACGATCGCATCACCCGGCAAATTCGAAATGAGCTGCAGGCGGAGTTGGATGACGTTCGAGAGGATCTGGCCTACGATTTGGAATTCGCCCAAGTGGGACACACGAAGCTCTACAATCACTTTCTCAAGGAGCTCGTCCAAATCCCCTTCACAGTCGCTCCTTTGCGGTGAGTAAAAGGATTCCTATCATTCCAACAGAACCAACATTGTGCTTTCAGTGCCAACGTGCCGGGTGTGTCCACATTTCGCCTGCAGGCTCTGGGTGAGGAGCACGCTCAGATTAAGCAGGATATAGAGGACCGCCTGAAGCGGGAGCACGATATGGGGTAAGTGGCGAAAATCAGGCTCCACCTCTTCACACTGCCATCAACACGAGAAATATACATCCAAATCTTACCCTTACATTCAACACAAGCAGCCTTTACACGGAGGATATAGTACTAGAGCAACCGGAAGTGTAAGCCATCCAAGCTACTTAGTTCCTAGTTTGATCACCTGTCCACCATAATTACTGATTATACCACCAATGCATATTAGAAACCATTAAACTTTAGTTGCACCAGTTGAATTCAATACCCACTGATTACAGACTGCATGACTATGTGGCGCCCGAGCGATCGGACGAATCCATTGGGGAACCCCCGCCGGAGTCGTTCTTCTTTGGCCGGGATCCGAAGAGCATCGAGCCGCGCTTCAGCAGGAAGATGATGCGACTCCTCACCCGCTATCGAAAGCGCCAGATCTTCGAGGTGCGCCGCATCTTCGACTGGGACAAGCTGGAGCGCCAGAAGCCGGACCCCAATCGTAACCATCCCGACGACGATGCCCAGATCGAGGATGCCAAGCGCAACCTGGGTGACTTCAAGCTGAAAATCGGTTCGGACTACGAGCCCAAGTCATCGGAAACCTTGACCCAGAAGTACATAGAGGTGGTGGAGTGCCGCGAACAGTACTTTGCGATGGTGGACGCCTTCAACCAGATGGTGCTGGACTTGCGCGAACGCAAGGGTGAGCTGGACCAGTTTATCAGCAACAAGAGAAACCGCTTGGCGGTCATTCATAATTATCTGCCCGAGCCGGACCGCCAGCCCTTGGACCCGATTCAGGAAACGGACATGGACCTGGAGTACCCAGAACTTAATCTCATCGAGCACTACACGCCCGGCTGTGGAGTGGAGATCGACGACATTCTGACGCTGGAGCACAGTGTAGACCAGGTGGGTGAACTGAATGTTACTACTTGTAATTTAGCATGGATACATAAATCTTCTATATAACCAGGTGATAGCCAGGATGGCTCCAATAAGATCCACCGCCAACGTCAGCCTTTTCAGTTTGCACGGCTTGGATGTACCCGAGCTGCACGAGCACACCGCCTTCACGATGCTCCAGATCTCAAAGCTGAACAGAAGTCTTCCCAATGCGGAGCTGGACGAGGAGCTGCTAAAGCTGCCGCCCAAGAGTGACCCGGCCTACTTCGAGTTGAATGATGATGGCCAGGTGCCCTACATGATGGAGACGCGTCATCGATGGCTTCGTCAGCTTCTTGTGGAACAGGATGCCATACGGACCGAAGTGGACGAGGAGGTGCGGCAGTTTGACAAGGCACTGGAAAAGCTGCAGGTACGACGCTTCCATGTCAAACTGGACGCGGAGTTCATGACCGCATTCATGAACAGCCTAAATCAGGAGCTCTACATCCTGCGCGACAGCGAGGAGATAGAGACACAGTTGCTACTAAACGCCAAGACGGCGATGAGCACGCGGAACGATCTACAGATGGTTATCAATAGCACCAACAGGCAGTTGGATGAGCTGAGGCGGAACATCGACAAACTGGGCGAGCAGATCGTAGCCCTCCAAGTACTATTCGCGACCACCGTTAAGGGTCACAAGTTCTTCGACTTCCTGCGACGCATCTTCAAGAAGAAGTGGCGTCCACCGAAGGTCGCCAGGGGGGATGACGAGAgttcctcatcctcctcctcgtcgtcgtcttccAGCGAGGACGAGCAGGCCGACAACAAGAGTTTGGACTCACTAGACATGACCACTATCCGATTGGACGAAGCCACCTGCCCCACCGGCCTGGATCGATCGCTTTACGACTTGGCCTTCTCCATGCGCTCCGACCGCCACGACCTGGAGCGAAATGTGCGGGACCTGACGCGGGATGTGGAGAACAAACGCAAGGAAATCGCAGAAATGCAGATCAAGATGAAGTTCCACGAGGAGGTGTACCAGCGCGAGAAGAATGCCCTGTTGCAGTTCCGGGTAGGTAATTCTTTCAGAGATTGACCTCCATGCTGAAGTTCCTTCTTTGCAGCGAAACCGCCAGCAGGAAGTGAACAAGGTTAACATCAGCGCCATTCTGCGTATGGACCAACTGCAGCATTTCTACGATGGCGACGACTACCGCGATTTGTCCAAAGCCATTCTCTTCGACGCCGATATGCTAGTGGACCTTCGGCGCCGGGCGGATCAACTAAGCGAGGAGACACTGGCCACCAAGCGATGGCACCGCATTAACTTCATTCACTTGCGGCGCATGAACACGGACATAAAGTTCATGCGATTCGAGATTACGCGGCTCGAGGAGGAGATTCGCCAGGCCATGATGAAGAAGTTCGGCATTATTGTCAACCTGGATgagttggaggaggaggtcCTAAGACGCTACATCTTCGATCTGGAAACCAATGCCGAGGATGAGCTCAAGGCTCTCGAAAAGGAGCTTCTGGAGAAACAGGTACATTTGCATTCATAAATATGACACCTTCTTTAATATCCAAATATTGTGATTCAGAAAGAACTCTCTCGCTGCGAGGAGGAACTGGTCCTGGAAACCCAGAACAACACCGAGAAGGTTAACATAATGACCGTGCTCCGGGAGGAGAACAACATCCTTCGCACTTTGTTGGACATTCAGAACAAAAACTACGCCAAGTGGGCCAATCCGAATGCACTGAATCTATCCTACGACATTGAGAAGCTGAGGGGCATTGAAAAATCCTTGCTGGACCAGATTGAAGTGGGTACTTCTCCACGGCTGATTTCATATCCTTAAAACACTATATATTCAACAGTGCCTGGAGCGGGAGATCTGCGCCCTCAGGCTAAAGTCCAAGCCGCTGCAAATCAATTACGAGTTCGAGGTGGATCCCAATGCACAACCCCAGGTGGTGACCAGTGAAATATTGCCCAATGACGATGCAATGGTGTGCCCGGCCATCCTCAATGTCGACGCCTACATGCTGCCACCCATGGCCGATGAGTTCATCATGGATCGCGTACAGACCATTGTCCAGAAGAGTTTCAATCGCTTCTTTGGGAAGAGCACCACTCCGGAGAATGTGCGCAAGTTTGCCCAGCGCTCCTCGCTTTATTTGTGCCAGGCAGCCTATAGTTTCCAGGTGATTAGATCTGAATGCAATAAGTTTACTCCATCTTACCTTAAGTTATCTTTTAGGGTCGCTACACGGATCGCATAGCCGAGTGCATAACGGAGCATCTGCAGACGTTTGTGCCCAAGAAGTACTTCATCCACATCAGCGGCGAGGAGCTTCGCAAGCTATTCAACGAGGTGGTGGCTGTGTTCGACTACGAACGCTCTGATGTGAACACCGAGGAGCTGATATCCGGAATTTTCGATCACGCCAAGGACTCGCTGTGCGCCCATGTCCATCTAGGCGACTCAGAGGTTGTGAACCGCACCCACTTCATCGTCGCTCACATGTTCAAGGAGCTGATTGAGGTGCTGCCGCTGGAGGAGTTCCAGGCGGACGAGACCCTGCGCATGATTGTGGACGTGCTGGAGCGTGAACCGATGGTGGATCCTCGAGCCATCGCCGTGGAGCAGCTAATCGATAGCACGCTCCAGCACGCCCAGGAGAATCTGATCGATGGGATTACAGCGGTGCCCATCCGCAGCCTGGGCAGCTCCATTCAAAGAGACCTGATAAAGAGGCGGCAATATAAGCAGCCCAGTTGCGAGTCGCCCATGTCGGTCCGGATCGCCACGAAAAAGCCAGGAACCAGCAGTGGTCTTCCTTTCTAGATATCCATATCAAATACGTTGgtagaaattcaaaaatgaattattttttgaacTTGACAACGTCGGTTTTTGCTTCACTTTTGTTACGcgatacatatttttttgtagaCTTCgctttgaattttgaaaaaggTGACCCAAACACATGTTTTAACATAGCACATATTTAAACCtgattttgaataatttgtaAAAGTGTGTGTTTCAATAACTGGCCTAATAGCACAACTTAAAAAGTTGATGACAAATGTACTAATAAATTGTGAGTGACATAGTATTAtccttttttattaaataaaaaacccaaATATACGCAATTCGCGtgcagaaaataaatttcgaaaaaatcCAGATCTGACGGGAAAACTTTACGCCATCACTAATCTCGATTGGCTGACAACCCTGTTTGTGACTCAGAGAAACTGCAAGTAAACAAAGTGCGACTTCAAATTACAAAAGAGATAAGATGTCGAAGCCATCAAAAGCAGGTCCACCAAGCGAGGGAAGTGCTCCCGCCTACGACTATCGCCAATCCGGCGATGCCATGGCCATGGTAATAAGCTTATTTGATTATCAATTACCAGTGGCCAACTAAAGTTTACGACTTCTAGCGAGCTCCTCCGCCAACGTATGAGGAAAGCCAGCGAAACGGCGGCGCCGGTATTGGTGCCTATGGCTATCCAcaaggaggagctgctctGCCCAG encodes:
- the LOC6731023 gene encoding cilia- and flagella-associated protein 44 produces the protein MDTTQESELLGEEEELENENDISFPREIVSVEHSFGYDCKKLFNLVLVDSDTLVFASGNFLNYFSISRQEISFQETVYGCGVGFITKNEHPDFTNLFTVGENGARPTVFIYEYPSLNVRVKLLNAAQNCFTAGSYNKTGELFASQAGYPDFIITIWRWEKAEVVLRAKSFQSDILFVHFSEHNPILLCSSGLSHIKFWKMANTFTGLKLKGDLGRFGKTDFSDIYAMYMLQDENVISGSDWGNMLLWQAGLIKFEICRKGRKPCHTKPITRITMKNGEVTTVGMDGYVRVWYWETVDLADPPEDDLFVEIDPIYEFKIADVELRCMQKIHPFDESDFTHYAQDGNGGIWFCDINTYDVPQKPRKLYSCIGGRVLAAQMSPVSPHFLCMSESGKLFVYQYDEQRLILEKEFPAEGVDVIWLDTNISVKGTELVAAFKDGILRQMYLDLSNGERPKMTRVRAFKAHTSPITALTVSRDSSLLLTGSADKSIFIYQLSRDEHQLVDMHPLGFVQFAAIPNCFYWHETEPTVVLVGCKSGDLYEYNIRTEVTDRETYLSYNITENSRMRHTKFASIKSRIRRDIHRENVKKRKERKRERKMNEVEKLKKANPGLQIDIESALADSEPDEEEEPLHIPAVPNAIIWLRYTLRDTIWVSMAGYDAGYIYELEFNAAEPVRATIIAEADDIEIHSYCIIDEFIIFGLHNGRIRINRINPDNFTDLSEFRIYPMHDGLKGTIPKIDISYSGEHLLTIGYDGNVFLHKWNGPKIVRNKVRDNLPPLPEGVTQIPDIEPEACSLEQEKINAELRRQQEAADAHDRDVLSKIGALQNVYFDIIRINEELPPGLRAKDTDLLLDDRITRQIRNELQAELDDVREDLAYDLEFAQVGHTKLYNHFLKELVQIPFTVAPLRANVPGVSTFRLQALGEEHAQIKQDIEDRLKREHDMGLHDYVAPERSDESIGEPPPESFFFGRDPKSIEPRFSRKMMRLLTRYRKRQIFEVRRIFDWDKLERQKPDPNRNHPDDDAQIEDAKRNLGDFKLKIGSDYEPKSSETLTQKYIEVVECREQYFAMVDAFNQMVLDLRERKGELDQFISNKRNRLAVIHNYLPEPDRQPLDPIQETDMDLEYPELNLIEHYTPGCGVEIDDILTLEHSVDQVIARMAPIRSTANVSLFSLHGLDVPELHEHTAFTMLQISKLNRSLPNAELDEELLKLPPKSDPAYFELNDDGQVPYMMETRHRWLRQLLVEQDAIRTEVDEEVRQFDKALEKLQVRRFHVKLDAEFMTAFMNSLNQELYILRDSEEIETQLLLNAKTAMSTRNDLQMVINSTNRQLDELRRNIDKLGEQIVALQVLFATTVKGHKFFDFLRRIFKKKWRPPKVARGDDESSSSSSSSSSSSEDEQADNKSLDSLDMTTIRLDEATCPTGLDRSLYDLAFSMRSDRHDLERNVRDLTRDVENKRKEIAEMQIKMKFHEEVYQREKNALLQFRRNRQQEVNKVNISAILRMDQLQHFYDGDDYRDLSKAILFDADMLVDLRRRADQLSEETLATKRWHRINFIHLRRMNTDIKFMRFEITRLEEEIRQAMMKKFGIIVNLDELEEEVLRRYIFDLETNAEDELKALEKELLEKQKELSRCEEELVLETQNNTEKVNIMTVLREENNILRTLLDIQNKNYAKWANPNALNLSYDIEKLRGIEKSLLDQIECLEREICALRLKSKPLQINYEFEVDPNAQPQVVTSEILPNDDAMVCPAILNVDAYMLPPMADEFIMDRVQTIVQKSFNRFFGKSTTPENVRKFAQRSSLYLCQAAYSFQGRYTDRIAECITEHLQTFVPKKYFIHISGEELRKLFNEVVAVFDYERSDVNTEELISGIFDHAKDSLCAHVHLGDSEVVNRTHFIVAHMFKELIEVLPLEEFQADETLRMIVDVLEREPMVDPRAIAVEQLIDSTLQHAQENLIDGITAVPIRSLGSSIQRDLIKRRQYKQPSCESPMSVRIATKKPGTSSGLPF